A part of Diachasmimorpha longicaudata isolate KC_UGA_2023 chromosome 11, iyDiaLong2, whole genome shotgun sequence genomic DNA contains:
- the LOC135167271 gene encoding nucleoside diphosphate kinase, producing the protein MTDNKERTFIMIKPDGVQRGLVGKIIQRFEDKGFKLVAMKMVWPSEELLKKHYADLAARPFFPGLVKYMSSGPVVPMVWEGLNAVKTGRVMLGETNPKDSAPGTIRGDFCIQVGRNIIHGSDSVDSAKHEIGLWFGEDKKSDVIDWASWAEKWIYE; encoded by the exons ATGACTGATAACAAGGAGAGAACCTTCATCATGATCAAGCCTGACGGTGTCCAACGAGGACTCGTTGGCAAGATCATCCAGCGTTTTGAAGACAAAGGCTTCAAGCTGGTTGCCATGAAAATGGTTTGG CCATCTGAGGAGCTCCTGAAGAAGCACTACGCTGACCTTGCAGCTCGTCCCTTCTTCCCAGGTTTAGTGAAGTACATGAGCTCTGGCCCAGTTGTCCCAATG GTCTGGGAGGGACTTAACGCGGTTAAGACTGGTCGCGTAATGCTCGGAGAGACGAATCCCAAGGATTCCGCCCCAGGCACCATCCGTGGTGACTTCTGCATCCAGGTTGGCAGGAATATTATCCACGGATCAGATTCCGTTGACTCTGCCAAGCACGAGATTGGATTGTGGTTCGGCGAGGACAAGAAGAGCGATGTTATTGATTGGGCTTCCTGGGCTGAGAAGTGGATTTACGAATAA
- the LOC135167267 gene encoding heat shock protein 83-like codes for MPDKEMTADSGQVETFTFDREIAQLINLFGHMFYTNQELFLREMLYYISEVLDKIVYGSGTHLTRFDLKKELEIKIIPNKKDRTLTFIDNGYGMTKEDLVENLGRSAKLEAKEFIEKIQPGADLFMVSDYELSFYTAYVVADKVTVVTKHKDDKQYVWEASSGSSFTIRPDNGEPLSRGTKIILHMKEEFIDYLEPPKIKKVVKRYSHVITYTIKLLVEKKRDRELDGGGEELPATDTEEKEYSKYKIEEIGDEDDDDLEEKMKWKKMKETHAIEGESNRTKPLWARNPDEITVNQYKELYKVLTNDCEDYMGLKHISVDGPLGFQAVLFIPKRLRYHATRTNKNPGVKLFVRRVFVMDTWDSFLPEYLNFVKGVIDSEDLSGTITCEMLNRNRTRMAIRQILVDKCLDLFDEIAENEESFNKFYSEYSVDLKNGIHEDPMNRARLSNLLRFHTSFTGENRCSFKDYVGRMKENQKYIYYIIGESREHIINSESVESVLQRGLEIIYLTAALDEYTMQAIQEFNGIQLMSVCQEGLVLPLTEEEEKKIQEDKIKFEKLCRVMKKILDEKVEKVVISNRLVGSPCCITTPQDEWTLNMERVMNSRRLLGKKHLEINPDDSIIEKFRQKVEVDEDDKTVRDLVLLMFETAIMASDLLLENPQANISRTHRMIQFALGLEVYMEESEVQMDERTLDDTYDSDDDMDDSF; via the exons ATGCCGGATAAGGAGATGACGGCTGACTCGGGGCAGGTGGAGACCTTCACTTTTGACCGTGAGATCGCCCAATTGATAAATCTCTTCGGGCATATGTTTTATACCAACCAAGAACTCTTCCTTCGTGAAATGCTCTACTACATATCTGAG GTTCTCGATAAAATTGTTTATGGATCTGGTACGCACCTAACGAGATTTGATCTTAAGAAGGAACTGGAGATCAAAATCATTCCCAATAAGAAGGACAGGACACTTACCTTTATTGACAA TGGTTACGGTATGACGAAAGAAGACCTCGTGGAGAACCTGGGAAGAAGCGCCAAGTTAGAAGCAAAAGAGTTCATCGAGAAAATACAGCCGGGGGCTGACCTTTTCATGGTCAGCGACTATGAGCTTAGTTTTTATACGGCTTATGTAGTGGCTGATAAAGTAACAGTGGTCACCAAGCACAAAGACGACAAACAGTACGTTTGGGAGGCGTCATCAGGAAGTTCTTTCACGATTCGCCCAGACAACGGCGAGCCCCTGAGTCGAGGTACAAAGATCATCCTTCACATGAAAGAAGAGTTCATCGACTACCTTGAGCCACCCAAGATCAAGAAAGTAGTGAAGCGATACTCGCACGTCATTACTTACACGATAAAACTGCTGGTCGAGAAAAAACGAGACCGAGAGCTGGACGGTGGTGGAGAAGAACTGCCTGCCACTGACACCGAGGAGAAGGAGTATAGCAAATACAAAATCGAGGAGATCGGTGACGAAGACGATGATGATCTAGAAGAGAagatgaaatggaaaaagatGAAAGAAACGCACGCGATTGAGGGAGAATCTAACAGGACAAAGCCCCTCTGGGCGAGAAATCCAGATGAGATCACCGTTAATCAGTATAAAGAGTTGTACAAGGTTCTGACGAATGATTGCGAGGACTACATGGGTTTGAAGCACATCTCAGTGGACGGTCCACTGGGGTTTCAAGCCGTTCTGTTCATCCCGAAACGGCTTCGCTATCACGCCACCCGCACCAATAAGAACCCCGGCGTAAAGCTGTTCGTCAGACGAGTCTTCGTCATGGACACCTGGGACTCGTTTCTGCCAGAGTACCTGAACTTCGTCAAGGGTGTGATTGACAGTGAGGACCTGTCCGGGACCATCACTTGTGAGATGCTGAATCGGAACAGGACACGGATGGCTATTCGCCAGATTCTCGTGGACAAGTGTCTAGACTTATTTGACGAAATAGCAGAGAATGAGGAATCTTTTAACAAATTTTACAGTGAGTACTCTGTGGACTTGAAGAACGGCATCCATGAGGACCCGATGAACAGAGCGAGACTTAGTAATCTCCTAAGGTTTCATACATCATTCACTGGTGAAAACAGATGCTCCTTCAAGGATTACGTAGGAAGGATGAAGGAGAACCAGAAGTACATCTATTACATCATTGGCGAGTCTCGGGAGCACATAATCAATTCAGAATCCGTCGAGAGCGTTCTACAACGCGGTTTGGAGATTATCTACCTGACTGCGGCCCTGGATGAATATACCATGCAGGCGATACAGGAGTTCAATGGCATCCAGCTGATGTCAGTATGTCAGGAGGGATTGGTGCTACCTCTAACTGAGGAGGAGGAAAAGAAGATACAGGAGGACAAAATTAAATTCGAGAAACTGTGTAGAGTGATGAAAAAGATCTTGGATGAGAAGGTGGAGAAGGTTGTGATATCTAATAGGCTCGTTGGCTCACCCTGCTGTATTACGACCCCGCAAGATGAATGGACTCTCAACATGGAACGAGTTATGAACTCTAGAAGGCTACTGGGAAAAAAACACCTTGAAATAAACCCCGATGATAGCATCATTGAGAAGTTCAGGCAGAAGGTGGAGGTGGATGAGGATGATAAAACTGTTAGAGATCTCGTCCTGCTAATGTTTGAGACGGCTATAATGGCCTCAGACCTTCTGCTCGAAAATCCTCAGGCCAACATTTCCAGAACTCACAGGATGATTCAGTTTGCACTGGGACTTGAAGTGTATATGGAAGAGTCCGAAGTCCAAATGGACGAGAGAACTCTTGATGACACGTACGATTCAGATGACGACATGGACGATTCTTTTTGA